The following are from one region of the Hymenobacter sp. YIM 151858-1 genome:
- a CDS encoding enoyl-CoA hydratase-related protein has protein sequence MEFIKVTPQARPQVALIELNRPKELNALNLQLMQEVAAALKELDDNDAVRVIVLTGSERAFAAGADIKQMANRTAIDMLIVDQFTVWDQIRKTKKPLIAAVSGFALGGGCELAMTCDMIVASETAQFGQPEIRIGVMPGAGGTQRLTRAVGKVRAMEMVLTGQPIGAAEAYRAGLVNRVVPVGQYLEEAFRLAASIAEMSPVAARLAKESVNRAFETHLDEGLHFERKNFYLTFASEDQKEGMAAFVEKRKPAFKGR, from the coding sequence ATGGAATTCATTAAAGTAACGCCGCAGGCGCGGCCGCAGGTTGCCCTGATCGAGCTGAACCGCCCCAAAGAGCTGAACGCCCTGAACCTGCAGCTGATGCAGGAAGTAGCCGCGGCCCTGAAGGAGCTCGACGACAACGACGCGGTGCGCGTGATTGTGCTGACGGGCTCGGAGCGCGCCTTCGCGGCCGGCGCCGACATCAAGCAAATGGCCAACCGCACGGCCATCGATATGCTGATTGTGGACCAGTTTACGGTGTGGGACCAGATTCGGAAAACCAAGAAGCCCCTGATTGCGGCCGTATCGGGCTTTGCCCTAGGGGGCGGCTGCGAGCTGGCCATGACGTGCGACATGATTGTGGCCTCCGAAACCGCCCAGTTTGGCCAGCCCGAAATTCGGATTGGGGTTATGCCCGGCGCCGGCGGCACGCAGCGCCTGACGCGCGCCGTGGGCAAGGTCCGCGCCATGGAAATGGTGCTGACGGGCCAGCCCATCGGGGCCGCGGAAGCGTACCGCGCCGGCCTGGTAAACCGCGTGGTTCCCGTGGGCCAGTACCTCGAAGAAGCCTTCCGGCTGGCTGCCAGCATTGCCGAAATGTCGCCGGTGGCGGCGCGCCTGGCCAAAGAATCGGTAAACCGCGCCTTCGAAACGCACCTCGACGAAGGCTTGCACTTCGAGCGCAAAAACTTCTACCTCACCTTCGCCTCCGAAGATCAGAAAGAAGGCATGGCGGCTTTCGTGGAGAAGCGCAAACCGGCGTTTAAGGGGAGGTAA
- a CDS encoding Fur family transcriptional regulator has translation MPAPNRDQLHQRLTAAGLRATQQRIAILEALLVLPGHPTAEQVFRSVRPANPTVSLGTVYKALDSFVAAGLLKRVADADGTRRRYDTDCSNHHHLFCQETQEIIDYCDPKLDQLLQEFFAARGFDNFQPQSFSLHISGNKLDSRKDVKPR, from the coding sequence ATGCCTGCCCCGAACCGCGACCAACTGCACCAGCGCCTTACCGCGGCGGGGCTGCGCGCTACGCAGCAGCGCATTGCCATATTGGAGGCGTTGCTGGTGCTGCCGGGCCACCCCACCGCCGAGCAGGTATTCCGGAGCGTGCGCCCGGCCAACCCCACGGTATCGTTGGGCACGGTGTACAAAGCCCTCGACTCGTTTGTGGCCGCCGGGCTGCTCAAGCGCGTGGCCGATGCCGATGGCACCCGCCGCCGCTACGACACGGATTGCTCCAACCACCACCACCTGTTTTGCCAGGAAACGCAGGAAATCATCGATTACTGCGACCCGAAGCTGGATCAGCTGCTGCAGGAGTTTTTCGCTGCCCGCGGCTTCGACAACTTCCAGCCGCAATCTTTTTCCCTTCACATCAGCGGCAACAAGCTCGACAGCCGCAAGGATGTGAAGCCCCGCTAG